One window from the genome of Fulvivirga lutea encodes:
- a CDS encoding DUF4837 family protein, with translation MNLTKALVLTLSIILLSCGDGKKEVALLPKASGKPGEMIVVMDSAQWKGALGDAVKETFQAEVKGLPRQEYLFKLNRVEPTKFNSVLKTVKNLLFVVTLDSKSSASRVVKNYFTKSSLDKIRSNDDLFVFTAEDEFARGQNIMYLFGNSPENLIQKIEENKERLQGYFNNAENERLFKGLYNAEEKEGFTRQLIKDHNCSMRIPFGYKMVVNQKGFIWFRQINDESDKDIFITYKTYNSDKAFTQEAIINFRDSVAQRQLFEDPAEPDTYIKTETQVPYIPVISREYNFNNKFAIETRGLWKTNNLSMGGPFIGYTVVDENLNRLYYIEGFVYSPGKSQREFIRELQVILNTFKVSSELENK, from the coding sequence ATGAACCTAACCAAGGCATTAGTACTCACGTTATCGATCATTTTATTATCATGTGGTGATGGGAAAAAGGAAGTAGCACTACTCCCTAAGGCAAGTGGAAAGCCGGGCGAGATGATTGTGGTTATGGATTCTGCCCAGTGGAAAGGCGCTCTAGGTGACGCAGTAAAAGAGACGTTTCAAGCGGAAGTAAAAGGGCTACCAAGACAAGAATACCTTTTTAAATTGAACAGAGTTGAACCAACAAAATTCAATAGTGTACTAAAGACCGTTAAAAATTTACTGTTTGTGGTTACACTCGATAGCAAATCCTCTGCCTCCAGAGTTGTAAAAAACTACTTCACAAAAAGCTCATTAGATAAAATAAGAAGTAACGATGACTTATTTGTTTTTACTGCTGAAGATGAATTTGCGAGAGGGCAGAATATCATGTATTTATTCGGCAATAGCCCTGAGAACTTAATCCAAAAAATAGAAGAGAATAAAGAGCGCCTCCAAGGATATTTTAATAACGCAGAAAACGAAAGACTTTTTAAAGGGCTTTATAATGCAGAAGAAAAAGAAGGGTTCACCAGGCAATTAATCAAAGATCACAATTGTTCAATGCGTATTCCATTCGGATATAAAATGGTTGTGAATCAAAAAGGCTTTATTTGGTTCAGGCAGATAAATGATGAAAGTGACAAGGACATTTTTATCACCTACAAAACTTATAATTCTGACAAGGCGTTTACGCAAGAAGCGATCATTAACTTCAGGGATTCTGTGGCTCAACGACAACTATTCGAAGACCCAGCTGAACCTGATACCTATATTAAAACAGAAACTCAGGTACCCTATATTCCGGTTATTTCAAGAGAGTATAATTTCAATAATAAATTTGCCATTGAAACACGTGGTTTATGGAAGACCAACAATCTTTCTATGGGTGGCCCTTTTATTGGGTATACTGTTGTAGATGAAAATCTTAACCGACTCTACTATATTGAAGGCTTTGTATACTCCCCGGGGAAAAGCCAGCGTGAATTTATTCGTGAGCTCCAAGTAATATTGAACACATTTAAAGTTTCATCCGAGCTCGAAAACAAGTAA
- a CDS encoding NADP-dependent malic enzyme: MAIKIRKEDALNFHTQGQPGKIEVVPTKPLGSQMDLALAYSPGVAEPCKEIAANKEDVYKYTAKGNLVGVISNGTAVLGLGNIGPEASKPVMEGKGVLFKKFAGIDVFDIEIDEEDPDKFIQIVKSLEPTFGGINLEDIKAPESFKIERTLKEEMNIPIMHDDQHGTAIISAAALINALELVNKKIEDITIVVNGAGAAAIACTKIYTSLGAKHKNIIMCDSKGVINKSRENLDESKAEFATDKDLDTLEDAVKGADFFLGLSVADILTPEHINSMADNPIVFALANPNPEIAYDLAIETRDDLIMATGRSDHPNQVNNVLGFPYIFRGALDVRATAINEEMKLAAVRALATLAKESVPDMVSKAYGNTKIQFGKEYLIPKPLDPRLITTISPAVAQAAMESGVARKSIENWDEYKLELQRRIGIDQKLMSRVISRARKDPKRVVFAEAHDLRILKAAQTVKDEGIGFPILLGKRSIVTNLIKDNSLDLEDCPIFDTYEEEEKVQEFAKFYYEKRKRKGVTLYDANKQMRDRNMFGAMLVEAGEADGMVSGLTKDYPKTILPALQIIGMEQDVKRVAGMYIILSKKGTFFFSDTTVNVNPTPEELVDIIGLTARGVEFFDMEPRVAVLSYSNFGSSKGEIPEKTREAVRLAKQKYPDLIIDGDIQANIALDTKIQQEAYPFSELADKGANTLIFPNLAAGNIAYKLLMEIGGAETIGPILLGMKKPVHVLQLGSSVRDIVNMVAITVVDAQLYDQNNKK; the protein is encoded by the coding sequence ATGGCCATCAAGATAAGAAAAGAAGATGCCCTAAACTTTCACACACAGGGCCAGCCAGGAAAAATAGAAGTAGTACCAACAAAACCTCTGGGTTCTCAAATGGACTTGGCTTTGGCATACTCACCTGGTGTGGCGGAGCCTTGTAAGGAAATTGCTGCAAACAAAGAAGACGTATATAAATATACCGCTAAAGGCAATTTGGTGGGTGTGATTTCAAATGGTACCGCTGTATTAGGTTTAGGGAATATTGGACCGGAAGCCTCAAAACCAGTAATGGAGGGTAAAGGTGTGCTTTTCAAAAAATTTGCAGGTATAGATGTTTTTGATATCGAAATCGATGAAGAAGACCCTGATAAATTCATTCAAATAGTAAAGTCTTTAGAGCCTACTTTTGGTGGTATAAACCTGGAAGACATTAAAGCACCTGAGAGTTTCAAAATAGAAAGAACACTCAAGGAAGAGATGAACATTCCCATAATGCATGACGATCAGCATGGCACGGCTATCATCTCTGCAGCTGCACTAATTAATGCCCTTGAGCTGGTAAATAAGAAGATTGAAGATATTACCATTGTAGTTAATGGAGCTGGAGCAGCAGCCATTGCCTGTACAAAAATTTATACATCACTCGGTGCGAAGCACAAGAACATAATCATGTGCGATAGCAAAGGAGTAATTAATAAATCAAGAGAAAACCTTGATGAATCTAAGGCAGAATTTGCCACTGATAAAGACTTAGATACTTTAGAAGATGCAGTGAAAGGTGCTGATTTCTTCTTAGGCCTTTCTGTGGCTGATATACTTACACCAGAGCATATTAACTCTATGGCTGATAACCCGATAGTGTTTGCTCTGGCAAATCCAAATCCTGAAATAGCGTACGATCTAGCTATTGAAACCAGAGATGACTTAATAATGGCCACTGGTAGATCCGACCATCCTAACCAGGTAAATAATGTACTCGGTTTTCCATACATTTTCAGAGGAGCGTTAGACGTTAGAGCCACTGCCATTAATGAAGAAATGAAACTGGCTGCAGTACGAGCTTTAGCTACACTTGCCAAGGAGAGTGTACCTGATATGGTTAGCAAGGCTTATGGCAATACAAAAATTCAATTCGGTAAGGAATATTTAATTCCTAAACCGTTAGACCCTCGTTTAATCACTACCATTTCACCGGCAGTTGCTCAGGCCGCCATGGAATCCGGTGTTGCTCGTAAAAGCATTGAGAACTGGGATGAATATAAACTTGAGCTGCAACGCAGAATAGGCATTGACCAAAAGTTAATGTCTAGAGTAATAAGCAGGGCTAGAAAAGACCCTAAAAGAGTTGTTTTTGCTGAGGCACATGACCTTAGAATTCTTAAGGCTGCCCAAACGGTTAAAGATGAAGGTATAGGCTTCCCGATTTTACTTGGAAAAAGGTCAATCGTAACTAACTTAATTAAAGACAACAGCCTTGACCTTGAAGATTGTCCAATCTTTGACACCTATGAGGAAGAAGAAAAAGTGCAGGAATTCGCTAAGTTTTACTACGAAAAAAGAAAGCGAAAAGGTGTGACGCTTTACGATGCCAACAAGCAAATGCGAGATCGTAATATGTTTGGTGCAATGCTGGTTGAAGCTGGAGAAGCCGATGGAATGGTATCGGGACTTACAAAGGACTATCCTAAAACAATTTTACCTGCGCTGCAAATTATTGGGATGGAGCAAGATGTAAAGCGTGTGGCTGGTATGTACATCATTTTATCCAAAAAAGGCACTTTTTTCTTCTCAGATACAACTGTAAACGTAAATCCTACTCCTGAAGAATTAGTAGATATCATCGGCTTAACAGCCAGAGGAGTTGAATTTTTTGATATGGAACCGCGTGTTGCTGTTCTATCATACTCTAACTTTGGATCAAGTAAAGGAGAAATACCTGAAAAAACGAGAGAGGCCGTTCGCTTGGCGAAACAAAAATATCCTGATTTAATTATTGATGGTGATATACAGGCCAACATAGCACTAGATACAAAAATCCAACAAGAAGCCTATCCATTTAGTGAGTTAGCAGATAAAGGCGCAAATACACTTATTTTCCCTAACCTTGCAGCAGGAAATATTGCCTATAAACTCTTAATGGAAATAGGCGGAGCTGAAACTATTGGCCCAATCCTACTGGGAATGAAAAAGCCAGTACATGTACTTCAACTGGGTTCTTCAGTGCGAGACATAGTGAATATGGTGGCCATTACTGTGGTGGATGCTCAGTTATACGATCAAAATAACAAAAAATGA
- the ruvA gene encoding Holliday junction branch migration protein RuvA translates to MIAYLKGKLALKEPTHLIIDVNGVGYQVNISLNTFSSVKDKEDIFIHTYLHIKEDSHTLFGFSEESEKNMFLSLLSISGVGPNTALMIQSSLSAGELKQAIVQEDVKTIQSVKGVGGKTAQRIILELKDKLKKEGLYEEGEKINSSGHNTLKKEALSALMTLGINKNAAEKSIDSILKNSGNTITLEELIKLSLKNA, encoded by the coding sequence ATGATAGCGTACCTGAAAGGTAAATTAGCGTTAAAAGAACCTACTCATTTAATCATTGATGTTAATGGTGTGGGGTACCAAGTTAATATTTCATTAAATACTTTTTCTTCCGTTAAAGATAAGGAGGACATTTTTATCCACACTTACTTACACATTAAGGAAGATAGCCATACACTTTTTGGCTTCAGTGAAGAGTCTGAAAAAAACATGTTTTTAAGCCTACTCTCCATTTCAGGGGTTGGGCCTAATACTGCCTTAATGATACAATCCTCGCTGAGTGCAGGTGAATTAAAACAAGCCATCGTTCAGGAAGATGTTAAAACCATTCAAAGTGTAAAAGGTGTGGGTGGCAAAACTGCTCAACGAATCATCCTTGAGTTAAAAGATAAATTAAAAAAAGAAGGCCTTTATGAAGAGGGAGAAAAGATAAATTCATCAGGCCACAATACATTAAAGAAAGAGGCGTTATCTGCCTTAATGACGTTAGGAATTAATAAAAATGCAGCTGAAAAAAGTATCGATAGCATCCTTAAAAATTCGGGAAATACGATTACTTTGGAGGAATTAATCAAGCTCTCATTAAAAAACGCCTGA